One segment of Trichlorobacter ammonificans DNA contains the following:
- a CDS encoding polyketide synthase, whose protein sequence is MPWSSSVAVVGIGGLFPAAPDLEQFWELISRARSATREVPPGRWQAPAETVYHPEVGRPDHVYSTRGCFIDKPPHLPELGDLDPLFHLLVTAGGRAFNDAQTSGLDLRRVGVIIGNLALPSETSSQLSHAWLGRTFAEQVTGSSEPAPPMSPQNRFVAGLPAGILARSLGLGGVTTTLDAACASSLYAIKLAMDELLAGRADAMLTGGVSRPDPLYTQMGFSQLRALSKRGICSPFDASGDGLVVGEGAGIFLLKRTADAIAAGDRIYGIIRAVGLSNDVGGSLLAPSSEGQVRAMEAAYRQAGWQPEEVDLIECHATGTPVGDAVEVASLRELWHGRSPVGERCVIGSVKSNIGHLLTAAGAAALTKVLLAMARETLPPTAGFSTPQPAMQLEESPFRVLTAPAPWRRRSDATPRRAAVSAFGFGGINAHLLVEEWIGSEHTTYRALSGVEVQQPEPIAIVGMDAGFGPWQGLRAVQERLLGGDGPAPVPPQGWRGARQSRWFREEGLDRTPFAGWFIDQVAVSPGRFRIPPKELEEMLPQQVLMLQTAANALQDAGTGDRDPMRSGVFVGIALDLHSTDFCLRWTVPQQVRNWARQMGRELSDEELATWTEELRTALGPSLSANRTMGALGNIVASRIARECRFGGPGFTLSAEENSGIRALETAVRLLQSHELDQALVGAVDLAGDLRAVLGRHAVHPYSATGTCRPFDQRADGPVVGEGACALVLKRLSDAKRDGNRIYALIRGIGTAHGDLQTAYGVAVERAYAEASVDPASVGLLVTAADGSPEQDRIELQMLRKQVAESTRRPPLTSTAAGLGHSGAASGLASVLAGSLALYQQIIPGCPATDQPWDEVAHGPLLLPATPRHWLRNREEGPRRAGVSSRSVDGSCSHLVLEEYDTQEERDDRRAPLAPPAEQLFPLAADTVERLQEQVARLQERSRTITTTELPLLSRDCCRRYSSEPALGLALVAADREQLSALLDLARKTLELGTVPEETTPALRERLFFTTAPLASQGQVAFVFPGSGNHYPDMGRELFCRWPEILRRQDHENRRLKDQFQPDLFWNGRDTAEISDNHRAVIFGQVATGCGVSDLVRGFGVTPAAMIGYSLGESAALFASGTWRDRDLMFQRMQDSTLFTHDLAGECRAARRVWGLPEQQQVTWRLGVVTAPAEQVRRALSDLERVYLLIVNSPDECVVGGDAEAVARLVQRLDCHFFPLAGVTTVHCEVARAVAGPYHDLHLFDTTAPAGVAFYSGAAGARFQPTRESAAAAILEQALHGIDYPATIEAAWNDGVRIFLEMGPGNSCSRMIGRILEGRPHLARSACFDGQEPVLVLLRLLASQVAHRVPLDLSPLCSQPAPADRCQDATGPLLRLATAAAPFQPPRPPAPKPAAVPSTPVPAPPPPEPATTMPQPSSTVVTGDPLLAQFSRSRSAEHGAHAAFLALSDSISRAMAEAISLQATLRQALGSSELLPDEAPPPLPRPVEPPALFNRQMCLEFAIGSVGKMLGPQFAEADSFPTRVRLPDEPLMLVDRITALEGEPCSMASGRVVTEHDILPGAWYLDGGRIPTCIAVEAGQADLFLSGYLGIDFITRGLAVYRLLDAVVTFHRGLPGPGETIRYDIRIERFFRQGDTWLLRFFFEATVNGEPLLSMRDGCAGFFSAAELAAGKGIVRPAVDPRPTSGIRRPEWHELLPLAVERYDADQLDCLRNGDLAGCFGPAFSGLAVRRPLTIPGGRMRLVHRVNEVMPEGGRYGLGRITAEADIHPDDWFITCHFVDDRVMPGTLMYECCMHTLRILLLRMGWVAEADSAVWEPVPGVASKLCCRGQVLETTKTVTYEVAIREIGYGPEPYVVADALMYADGKPIVEIGSMSCRLSGTDKRQLEALWQGRGAAPLSVGSSKPAIYTKEQILAYSNGNPSEGFGEPYRIFDRERKIARLPGPPFQFMDRVTALQGEPWIMQAGALAEAQYDLPADAWFFAEERQPRMPFCVLLEAALQPCGWLAAYVGSALTSPVDLSFRNLGGRARQHRVVTPASGTLTCTARLTKAVSSGGMVIQEFDFSVADCQGMLYEGETMFGFFSQEALANQVGIRDADPYRPTGAESARGRSLPYPDHGPFPGALLRMIDQIELYVADGGPAGLGYLRGSKQVDPDEWFFKAHFYQDPVTPGSLGLESFLQLLKFAAVERWGWQEGTALACVATGHEHRWLYRGQIVPANRTVTVEAWITAADDRERRLTASGYLAVDNKPIYQMIDFTVRMEEN, encoded by the coding sequence ATGCCGTGGTCATCTTCGGTTGCCGTGGTCGGCATCGGCGGCCTGTTTCCCGCTGCGCCGGACCTTGAACAGTTCTGGGAGCTGATCAGCCGGGCGCGCAGCGCAACCCGCGAGGTGCCGCCGGGCCGCTGGCAGGCTCCGGCCGAGACGGTGTACCACCCGGAGGTGGGCAGGCCGGATCATGTCTACTCCACCAGGGGCTGTTTTATCGACAAGCCCCCCCATCTGCCGGAGCTGGGGGACCTGGACCCGCTGTTTCACCTGCTGGTGACCGCAGGCGGGCGGGCCTTCAACGACGCCCAGACCTCCGGCCTGGACCTGCGCCGGGTCGGGGTGATCATCGGTAACCTGGCCCTGCCCAGCGAGACCTCCTCGCAGCTTTCCCATGCCTGGCTGGGCCGCACCTTTGCAGAGCAGGTGACCGGCAGCAGCGAACCGGCACCGCCGATGTCTCCGCAGAACCGCTTTGTGGCCGGGCTTCCGGCCGGTATCCTGGCCCGCTCCCTGGGCCTGGGCGGGGTCACCACCACCCTGGATGCCGCCTGCGCCTCCTCTCTCTACGCCATCAAGCTGGCCATGGATGAACTGCTGGCCGGCCGGGCCGATGCCATGCTGACCGGCGGCGTTTCCCGTCCCGACCCCCTCTACACCCAGATGGGGTTTTCGCAACTGCGGGCCCTTTCCAAACGGGGCATCTGCTCCCCCTTCGACGCCAGCGGCGACGGCCTGGTGGTGGGTGAAGGGGCCGGTATCTTCCTGCTCAAGCGAACCGCCGACGCCATTGCCGCCGGTGACCGGATCTACGGCATCATCCGGGCCGTGGGGCTTTCCAACGATGTGGGAGGCAGCCTGCTGGCACCGTCGTCGGAAGGCCAGGTGCGGGCCATGGAAGCGGCTTACCGGCAGGCGGGATGGCAGCCGGAGGAGGTGGACCTGATCGAATGCCACGCCACCGGCACCCCGGTGGGGGATGCGGTGGAGGTGGCCAGCCTGCGGGAGCTCTGGCACGGGAGGAGCCCTGTCGGTGAGCGCTGCGTCATCGGGTCGGTGAAGTCCAACATCGGCCACCTGCTCACCGCCGCCGGTGCCGCGGCCCTTACCAAGGTGCTGCTGGCCATGGCGCGGGAGACGCTGCCCCCCACCGCCGGTTTCAGCACTCCCCAGCCAGCCATGCAGCTTGAGGAAAGCCCCTTCCGGGTACTGACCGCGCCGGCTCCCTGGCGCCGCCGCAGTGACGCCACCCCCCGCCGGGCCGCGGTGAGCGCCTTCGGGTTCGGCGGCATCAACGCCCACCTGCTGGTGGAGGAGTGGATCGGCTCGGAGCACACGACATACCGCGCCCTGAGCGGGGTCGAAGTTCAGCAACCCGAGCCGATCGCCATTGTCGGCATGGATGCCGGTTTCGGTCCCTGGCAGGGTCTGCGGGCCGTGCAGGAGCGCCTCCTGGGGGGCGACGGACCGGCTCCCGTTCCTCCGCAAGGCTGGCGGGGAGCCCGGCAGAGCCGCTGGTTCCGGGAGGAGGGGCTGGACCGTACCCCGTTTGCCGGCTGGTTCATCGACCAGGTGGCGGTCAGTCCCGGCCGATTCCGCATTCCCCCCAAAGAGCTGGAGGAGATGCTGCCCCAGCAGGTGCTGATGCTGCAGACCGCTGCCAACGCCCTGCAGGATGCCGGGACCGGTGACAGGGACCCGATGAGAAGCGGCGTCTTTGTCGGCATCGCCCTTGATCTGCACAGCACCGATTTCTGCCTGCGCTGGACCGTGCCGCAACAGGTGCGTAACTGGGCGCGGCAGATGGGTCGCGAACTGTCCGACGAAGAACTGGCTACCTGGACCGAAGAGCTGCGCACCGCCCTGGGACCGTCCCTGTCCGCCAACCGCACCATGGGAGCCTTAGGCAACATCGTGGCCAGCCGTATTGCCCGGGAATGCCGCTTCGGCGGCCCCGGCTTCACCCTGTCCGCCGAGGAGAACTCCGGTATCCGCGCCCTGGAAACCGCGGTTCGCCTTCTGCAAAGCCATGAACTGGACCAGGCCCTGGTGGGGGCGGTGGACCTGGCCGGCGATCTGCGGGCCGTGCTGGGCAGGCATGCCGTGCACCCCTACTCCGCCACTGGCACCTGCCGTCCCTTTGACCAGCGGGCCGATGGCCCGGTGGTCGGCGAAGGGGCCTGCGCCCTGGTGCTCAAACGTCTTTCCGATGCAAAGCGGGACGGCAACCGGATCTACGCCCTGATCCGCGGCATCGGCACTGCCCACGGCGACCTGCAGACCGCCTACGGGGTTGCCGTCGAACGGGCCTATGCCGAGGCCTCGGTTGACCCGGCCTCGGTGGGACTGCTGGTAACCGCTGCCGACGGCTCCCCGGAACAGGACCGGATCGAACTGCAGATGCTGCGGAAACAGGTAGCCGAAAGCACCCGGCGCCCTCCCCTGACCAGCACGGCAGCCGGACTGGGACACAGCGGCGCGGCCAGCGGTCTGGCATCGGTACTGGCCGGCTCCCTGGCCCTCTACCAGCAGATTATCCCCGGCTGCCCCGCCACGGACCAGCCCTGGGACGAGGTGGCCCACGGCCCGCTCCTGCTGCCCGCCACGCCGCGCCACTGGCTGCGCAACCGCGAGGAGGGACCCCGGCGGGCCGGAGTATCGTCACGCAGCGTGGACGGCTCCTGCAGCCACCTGGTGCTGGAAGAGTACGACACGCAGGAGGAGCGGGATGACCGCCGCGCACCGCTGGCGCCACCGGCGGAACAGCTTTTCCCCCTGGCGGCCGATACCGTGGAGCGGTTGCAGGAGCAGGTGGCCCGGTTGCAGGAGCGCAGCCGCACCATCACCACAACGGAACTGCCGCTGCTGTCCCGGGACTGCTGCCGTCGCTACAGCAGCGAACCGGCCCTGGGGCTGGCACTGGTGGCTGCCGACCGGGAACAGTTGTCGGCCCTGCTCGACCTGGCCCGAAAGACACTGGAACTGGGGACGGTCCCGGAAGAGACGACACCGGCCCTGCGGGAGAGGCTCTTCTTTACCACCGCGCCGCTGGCGTCGCAGGGTCAGGTTGCCTTTGTCTTCCCCGGCTCCGGCAACCATTACCCCGACATGGGACGGGAGCTGTTCTGCCGCTGGCCGGAAATCCTGCGCCGCCAGGACCACGAGAACCGCCGGCTGAAGGATCAGTTCCAGCCCGATCTGTTCTGGAACGGTCGCGATACCGCGGAGATCAGCGATAACCACCGGGCCGTGATCTTCGGCCAGGTGGCCACCGGCTGCGGGGTCAGCGATCTGGTACGTGGCTTTGGCGTTACACCAGCCGCCATGATCGGCTACAGCCTGGGAGAATCGGCCGCCCTCTTTGCCAGCGGCACCTGGCGCGACCGGGACCTGATGTTTCAACGGATGCAGGACTCCACCCTTTTTACCCACGATCTGGCCGGTGAATGCCGGGCAGCCCGTAGGGTCTGGGGATTGCCGGAACAGCAGCAGGTCACCTGGCGCCTGGGAGTGGTGACCGCTCCGGCGGAGCAGGTGCGTCGGGCACTTTCTGATCTGGAGCGGGTCTACCTGCTGATCGTCAACAGTCCCGACGAATGCGTGGTGGGTGGCGATGCCGAGGCCGTGGCCCGGCTGGTGCAGCGGCTGGACTGCCACTTCTTCCCCCTGGCCGGGGTCACCACGGTGCACTGCGAGGTGGCCAGGGCAGTGGCCGGGCCCTACCACGACCTGCACCTCTTCGATACCACGGCGCCGGCAGGCGTGGCCTTTTACAGCGGCGCCGCAGGAGCACGGTTCCAGCCCACCCGCGAAAGCGCGGCAGCCGCCATCCTGGAGCAGGCCCTGCACGGCATCGATTACCCGGCCACCATCGAGGCGGCCTGGAACGACGGCGTCCGGATCTTCCTGGAGATGGGGCCGGGCAATTCCTGCAGCCGGATGATCGGCCGCATCCTGGAGGGGCGCCCCCACCTGGCCCGTTCCGCCTGTTTCGACGGCCAGGAACCGGTGCTGGTGCTGCTGCGCCTGCTGGCCTCCCAGGTGGCGCACCGGGTTCCCCTGGACCTGTCCCCGCTCTGTAGCCAGCCGGCGCCTGCCGACCGGTGCCAGGATGCTACCGGGCCACTGCTCAGACTGGCCACCGCTGCGGCCCCTTTCCAGCCGCCCCGCCCCCCTGCACCGAAGCCGGCGGCTGTTCCGTCAACGCCGGTGCCGGCGCCACCTCCCCCGGAGCCAGCCACGACAATGCCGCAACCATCGTCCACCGTCGTTACCGGCGACCCTTTGCTGGCGCAGTTCAGCCGCAGCCGCAGCGCCGAGCACGGGGCCCATGCCGCCTTCCTTGCCCTGAGCGACAGCATCAGCCGCGCCATGGCGGAAGCGATCTCCCTGCAGGCAACACTGCGGCAGGCCCTGGGCAGCAGCGAGTTGCTACCGGATGAAGCTCCTCCTCCCCTGCCCCGGCCGGTGGAGCCTCCTGCCCTGTTCAACCGGCAGATGTGCCTGGAGTTCGCCATCGGCTCCGTCGGAAAGATGCTGGGACCGCAGTTTGCCGAGGCAGACAGCTTCCCCACCCGGGTACGCTTGCCGGACGAGCCGCTGATGCTGGTGGACCGGATCACGGCCCTGGAGGGTGAACCCTGCTCCATGGCCAGCGGCCGGGTGGTGACCGAGCACGACATCCTGCCCGGCGCCTGGTACCTGGATGGCGGCCGTATCCCCACCTGCATCGCGGTGGAGGCGGGCCAGGCCGACCTGTTCCTGTCCGGCTACCTGGGGATCGACTTCATCACCAGGGGACTGGCGGTCTACCGCCTGCTGGACGCGGTGGTTACCTTCCACCGCGGCCTGCCCGGCCCCGGTGAGACCATCCGTTACGACATCCGGATCGAGCGGTTCTTCCGCCAGGGGGATACCTGGCTGCTCCGCTTCTTCTTCGAAGCCACCGTAAACGGCGAACCGCTGCTCTCCATGCGGGACGGCTGCGCCGGTTTCTTCTCGGCAGCCGAGCTGGCGGCGGGCAAGGGGATCGTGCGGCCGGCCGTTGATCCCCGCCCCACCAGCGGTATCCGCAGGCCGGAGTGGCACGAGCTGCTCCCTCTGGCGGTTGAGCGTTACGACGCCGACCAGCTGGACTGCTTACGCAACGGTGACCTGGCCGGTTGCTTCGGCCCCGCCTTCAGCGGCCTGGCGGTCCGACGACCGCTCACCATCCCCGGCGGCCGGATGCGGCTGGTGCACCGGGTAAACGAGGTCATGCCCGAGGGTGGCCGCTACGGCCTGGGCCGGATCACGGCCGAAGCGGACATCCACCCGGACGACTGGTTCATCACCTGCCACTTCGTGGACGACCGGGTCATGCCGGGAACCCTCATGTACGAATGCTGCATGCATACCTTGCGGATTCTGCTCTTGCGTATGGGCTGGGTGGCCGAGGCTGATAGCGCCGTCTGGGAGCCGGTGCCCGGTGTGGCCAGCAAGCTCTGCTGCCGCGGTCAGGTGCTGGAAACGACAAAAACCGTTACCTACGAGGTGGCGATACGGGAGATCGGCTACGGTCCCGAGCCCTACGTGGTGGCCGATGCCCTGATGTACGCCGACGGAAAGCCGATCGTGGAGATCGGCAGCATGTCCTGTCGCCTCTCCGGCACCGACAAGCGCCAGCTGGAGGCACTCTGGCAGGGGCGCGGAGCTGCGCCGCTGTCCGTCGGCTCCAGCAAACCAGCCATCTACACCAAGGAACAGATTTTAGCCTACAGCAACGGCAACCCCTCAGAAGGGTTCGGCGAGCCGTACCGTATCTTCGATCGCGAGCGCAAAATCGCCCGGTTGCCCGGACCGCCGTTCCAGTTCATGGACCGGGTCACCGCCCTGCAGGGAGAGCCGTGGATCATGCAGGCCGGCGCCCTGGCCGAGGCCCAGTACGACCTGCCGGCCGATGCCTGGTTCTTCGCCGAGGAGCGGCAACCGCGCATGCCGTTCTGCGTGCTGCTGGAAGCGGCCCTGCAACCCTGCGGCTGGCTGGCGGCCTACGTCGGCTCGGCCCTCACCAGCCCGGTGGACCTTTCCTTCCGCAACCTGGGGGGACGGGCACGCCAGCACCGGGTCGTCACCCCTGCCAGCGGTACCCTCACCTGCACCGCCCGCCTGACCAAGGCGGTGAGCAGCGGCGGCATGGTCATCCAGGAGTTCGACTTTTCCGTGGCCGACTGCCAGGGGATGCTCTACGAAGGGGAGACCATGTTCGGCTTCTTCTCGCAAGAGGCCCTGGCCAACCAGGTGGGTATCCGCGATGCCGATCCTTACCGGCCCACGGGTGCCGAATCGGCCAGGGGCCGCAGTCTTCCCTACCCCGACCATGGGCCGTTCCCCGGTGCCCTGCTGCGGATGATCGACCAGATCGAGCTCTACGTTGCCGATGGCGGCCCGGCCGGCCTTGGCTACCTGCGGGGCAGCAAGCAGGTGGATCCGGACGAGTGGTTCTTCAAGGCCCATTTCTACCAGGACCCGGTGACCCCCGGCTCCCTGGGGCTGGAGTCGTTCCTGCAACTGCTCAAGTTCGCGGCGGTTGAGCGCTGGGGCTGGCAGGAGGGAACGGCCCTTGCCTGCGTGGCCACGGGGCACGAACACCGCTGGCTCTACCGGGGACAGATCGTGCCCGCGAACCGCACCGTCACGGTGGAGGCCTGGATCACCGCAGCCGATGACCGCGAACGCCGGCTGACCGCCAGCGGCTACCTGGCGGTGGATAACAAACCGATCTACCAGATGATCGACTTTACGGTACGGATGGAAGAGAACTGA
- a CDS encoding 3-oxoacyl-ACP synthase III encodes MRYRNVCIEALDYELAPVVVATADLEARLEPLYRELRIAPGQVQAMTGIRERRWWEPGYPLSQGAIAAGRKVLESTGIRPADIGALLYTGVCREQFEPATACRVADGLGISGAVVVQDLSNACLGVLSGMLDIANRIELGQIRAGLVVSSESAREINEEMIARMLAERNMQQFAGALATLTGGSGAVAVLLSDGSFGNRGHRLLGGITMAEPRHHGLCLWGVQPDGTGGYRQTMTTDGVNVMNHGVELGRRTWQAFLPEVGWQAEQVDRVICHQVGSAHQKMILETLGIAEEKDFTTFEYLGNMGTVSLPLTAALAVERDILLAGDKVAFLGIGSGLNCMMLAVEW; translated from the coding sequence ATGCGCTACCGCAACGTATGTATCGAGGCCCTTGACTATGAACTGGCGCCGGTGGTGGTTGCCACCGCCGACCTTGAGGCACGGCTTGAGCCGCTTTACCGCGAACTGCGCATTGCGCCGGGACAGGTGCAGGCCATGACCGGCATCCGGGAGCGGCGCTGGTGGGAACCGGGCTACCCCCTCTCGCAAGGGGCCATCGCCGCAGGCCGCAAGGTGCTGGAAAGCACCGGTATCCGGCCCGCCGATATCGGCGCCCTGCTGTACACCGGCGTCTGCCGCGAGCAGTTCGAGCCGGCCACCGCCTGCCGGGTGGCTGACGGCCTGGGAATCAGCGGCGCCGTGGTGGTGCAGGACCTCTCCAACGCCTGCCTGGGGGTGTTGAGCGGCATGCTGGACATCGCCAACCGGATCGAGCTGGGCCAGATCCGCGCCGGCCTGGTGGTTTCCAGTGAGTCGGCCCGGGAAATCAACGAAGAGATGATCGCCCGCATGCTGGCGGAGCGGAACATGCAGCAGTTTGCCGGGGCCCTGGCCACCCTCACCGGCGGTTCCGGGGCCGTGGCAGTGCTGCTCTCCGACGGTTCCTTCGGCAACCGGGGGCACCGCCTGCTGGGGGGAATCACCATGGCCGAGCCGCGGCACCACGGCCTCTGCCTCTGGGGAGTACAGCCGGACGGCACGGGCGGCTATCGCCAGACCATGACCACCGACGGGGTCAATGTGATGAATCATGGGGTGGAGTTGGGACGCCGCACCTGGCAGGCGTTTCTGCCGGAAGTGGGCTGGCAGGCGGAGCAGGTGGACCGGGTGATCTGCCACCAGGTGGGTTCGGCCCATCAGAAGATGATCCTGGAAACCCTGGGTATTGCAGAGGAGAAGGATTTCACCACCTTTGAATACCTGGGCAACATGGGTACGGTCTCCCTGCCGCTCACCGCGGCACTTGCCGTGGAACGGGACATCCTGCTGGCCGGGGACAAGGTGGCTTTCCTGGGGATCGGCAGCGGGCTGAACTGCATGATGCTGGCGGTGGAATGGTAG
- a CDS encoding type I restriction endonuclease subunit R codes for MTTENQIEQSLIEKLVELKYTYRPDIRDRAGLEANFRQHFEALNRVHLTDTEFARLLESIVTPDVYAAAKHLREKNSFERDDGTPLYYTLVNIKDWCKNSFEVINQLRISTDYSHHRYDVILLINGVPAVQIELKTLQISPRRAMQQIVDYKHDPGNGYNKTLLCFLQLFIVSNRSDTWYFANNNARHFSFNADERFLPLYQFADVNNTKVTHLDDFALRFLSKCVLGEMISRYMVLVASEQKLLVMRPYQIYAVRAIVDCIHQHSGNGYIWHTTGSGKTLTSFKASTLLKDNPDIDKCLFVVDRKDLDRQTREEFNKFQEGCVEENTNTETLVRRLLSDDYADKVIVTTIQKLGLALDDSNKNGSNKRTYKERLEPLRQSRMVFIFDECHRSQFGENHKAIKEFFPNAQLFGFTGTPIFEQNASAQQVEGQQASYKTTADIFQQQLHAYTITHAIEDRNVLRFHVDYYKPEGKKQPKPGEALAKRAIVEAILAKHDAATNRRKFNALLATASINDAIEYHALFKTVQAEKQTADPDFQPLNIACVFSPPAEGNKDVQQIQEDLPQEKADNEQNPDQKKEALKTIIADYNARYGSNHSVGEFDLYYQDVQKRIKDQQYPNSDLPHAQKIDITIVVDMLLTGFDSKFLNTLYVDKNLKFHGLIQAFSRTNRVLNDTKPYGNILDFRQQQDAVDTAISLFSGEAGKPAKEIWLVDPAPVVIEKYRKAVAALDQYMTQSGLVCEPQAVYNLKGDTARIEFITRFKEVQRLKTQLDQYTDIDEAQKQTINEILPEDELRSLRGSYLETAQRLKAQQGKTGKDAGDAHDAIEQLDFEFVLFASALIDYDYIMALIARYSQQTPGKQKMSRQQLIGLIQADAKFMDERDDIAEYIGTLEAGKALDEQAIRAGFESFKAGKHARQLAAIAEKHGLDAAALQGFVDGILRRMIFDGEQLSDLMAPLELGWKARTKAELALMEELIPLLHKLAQGREISGLGAYEQ; via the coding sequence ATGACAACAGAAAACCAGATCGAACAATCCTTAATCGAAAAACTGGTCGAGCTCAAATACACCTACCGCCCGGACATCCGCGACCGCGCCGGGCTGGAAGCCAACTTTCGCCAGCACTTCGAGGCTCTGAATCGTGTCCATCTGACCGACACCGAGTTCGCCCGCCTGCTGGAGTCCATCGTCACCCCTGACGTCTACGCCGCCGCCAAACACCTGCGCGAGAAGAACAGTTTCGAGCGTGACGACGGCACGCCGCTCTACTACACGCTGGTCAACATCAAGGACTGGTGCAAAAACAGCTTCGAGGTGATCAATCAACTTCGCATCAGCACCGATTACAGCCACCACCGTTATGACGTGATCCTGCTCATCAACGGCGTGCCAGCGGTGCAGATCGAGCTGAAAACCCTGCAAATCAGCCCGCGCCGGGCCATGCAGCAGATCGTCGATTATAAGCACGACCCCGGCAACGGCTACAACAAAACCCTGCTCTGTTTCCTGCAACTCTTCATCGTCAGCAACCGCAGCGATACCTGGTACTTCGCCAACAACAACGCCCGCCACTTCAGTTTCAACGCCGACGAGCGTTTCCTGCCGCTCTATCAGTTCGCAGATGTTAATAACACCAAAGTCACCCATCTCGACGACTTCGCCCTGCGTTTTCTCTCCAAGTGCGTTCTGGGCGAGATGATCAGCCGCTACATGGTTCTGGTCGCCAGCGAGCAGAAACTCCTGGTCATGCGCCCCTATCAGATCTATGCCGTCAGGGCGATCGTCGATTGCATCCATCAGCACTCAGGCAACGGCTACATCTGGCACACCACCGGCAGCGGCAAGACCCTCACCTCGTTCAAGGCTTCCACCCTGCTCAAGGACAATCCGGACATCGACAAATGCCTGTTCGTGGTCGATCGTAAAGACCTTGACCGGCAGACGCGGGAGGAATTCAACAAATTTCAGGAAGGCTGTGTCGAGGAGAATACAAACACCGAAACCCTGGTGCGGCGCCTGCTCTCCGACGACTACGCCGACAAGGTGATCGTAACCACCATCCAGAAACTCGGCCTGGCGCTGGATGACAGCAACAAGAACGGCTCGAACAAACGCACCTACAAGGAGCGTCTGGAACCGCTGCGCCAAAGCCGCATGGTCTTTATCTTCGACGAGTGCCACCGCTCGCAATTCGGCGAGAACCACAAGGCGATCAAAGAATTTTTCCCCAACGCCCAGTTGTTCGGCTTTACCGGCACGCCTATCTTTGAGCAGAACGCCAGCGCCCAACAGGTCGAAGGACAGCAGGCGAGCTACAAGACCACAGCCGACATCTTTCAGCAGCAACTGCACGCTTACACCATCACCCACGCCATCGAAGACCGCAACGTCCTGCGCTTCCACGTCGATTACTACAAGCCCGAGGGGAAGAAGCAGCCCAAGCCGGGTGAGGCGCTGGCCAAGCGCGCCATTGTTGAAGCCATCCTCGCCAAGCACGACGCCGCAACCAACCGGCGCAAGTTCAACGCCCTGCTGGCCACCGCCTCCATCAACGACGCCATCGAATATCACGCCCTGTTCAAAACCGTGCAGGCTGAAAAGCAGACCGCCGATCCAGACTTCCAGCCGCTGAATATTGCCTGCGTCTTCTCACCGCCCGCCGAAGGGAATAAGGACGTGCAGCAGATTCAGGAAGACCTGCCGCAAGAGAAGGCCGACAACGAGCAGAACCCCGACCAGAAGAAGGAAGCTCTCAAGACGATCATCGCCGACTACAACGCCCGATATGGCAGCAACCACAGCGTCGGCGAATTCGACCTCTACTATCAGGACGTGCAAAAGCGGATCAAGGATCAGCAATATCCGAATAGCGATCTCCCCCACGCGCAGAAGATCGACATCACCATCGTGGTGGACATGCTGCTCACCGGCTTCGATTCCAAGTTTCTGAATACCCTCTACGTGGACAAGAACCTCAAGTTCCACGGGCTGATTCAGGCGTTTTCGCGCACCAACCGCGTGCTCAACGACACCAAGCCCTACGGCAACATCCTCGACTTCCGCCAGCAGCAGGACGCGGTCGATACCGCCATCAGCCTCTTTTCCGGCGAGGCCGGCAAACCTGCCAAGGAGATCTGGCTGGTGGACCCAGCCCCGGTGGTGATTGAAAAATATCGAAAAGCAGTCGCGGCGCTGGATCAGTACATGACGCAAAGTGGCCTGGTGTGCGAGCCGCAAGCCGTCTACAACCTGAAGGGTGATACGGCGCGCATCGAATTCATTACCCGTTTCAAGGAAGTGCAGCGTCTCAAGACCCAGCTCGACCAATACACCGACATTGATGAAGCGCAAAAGCAAACCATCAATGAGATTTTGCCCGAGGATGAGCTGCGCTCCCTGCGAGGTTCCTACCTGGAAACCGCCCAGCGCCTGAAAGCCCAGCAGGGCAAAACCGGCAAGGACGCCGGCGACGCGCACGACGCCATCGAGCAGCTTGATTTCGAGTTCGTGCTCTTCGCCAGCGCCCTGATCGATTACGACTACATCATGGCGCTGATTGCCCGCTACTCACAGCAGACACCGGGCAAGCAGAAAATGAGCCGCCAGCAACTGATCGGCCTGATTCAGGCCGACGCCAAATTCATGGATGAGCGCGACGACATTGCCGAGTACATCGGCACCCTGGAAGCGGGCAAGGCTCTGGACGAACAAGCCATCCGCGCCGGGTTCGAGAGCTTCAAGGCCGGGAAGCACGCCCGCCAACTGGCCGCTATTGCCGAAAAACATGGGCTGGATGCCGCCGCTCTGCAAGGCTTTGTGGATGGGATTCTGCGTCGCATGATCTTCGACGGCGAACAGTTGAGCGACCTGATGGCCCCGCTGGAATTGGGCTGGAAAGCCCGCACCAAGGCCGAGCTGGCACTGATGGAAGAGCTGATCCCGCTGCTGCACAAACTTGCCCAGGGGCGGGAGATTTCAGGGTTGGGGGCGTATGAACAGTAA